The following proteins come from a genomic window of Neoarius graeffei isolate fNeoGra1 chromosome 26, fNeoGra1.pri, whole genome shotgun sequence:
- the il19l gene encoding interleukin 19 like: MKTSLDVLAICALLAGIWVSAMGHKLHLGSCTLTVHTHELMHHFRQIRHNMVTQDNHKGVRLLKRDTMKSLQDTDSCCFLRQLLRFYIEKVFSGYTSSQSLHQRTTSVLANSFLSITKDLRACHTQMLCQCSQDANLKFDAIQETYDKMEVGAASVKAIGELDSLLEWLASFHSKHHDDNSE, from the exons ATGAAAACTTCCCTTGACGTCCTTGCCATTTGTGCCTTGCTGGCTGGCATTTGGGTCTCAGCGATGGGACACAAGCTCCATCTGGGTTCCTGTACGCTGACGGTTCACACTCACGAGCTCATGCATCACTTCCGCCAGATCCGTCACAATATG GTCACACAAGATAACCACAAGGGTGTGCGGTTGCTGAAGAGGGACACGATGAAGAGCTTGCAG GATACGGACAGCTGCTGCTTTCTGAGACAACTCCTACGCTTCTATATCGAGAAGGTCTTCAGTGGCTACACAAGCAGCCAGTCACTCCACCAGAGGACCACCAGCGTTCTGGCCAACTCTTTTCTCAGCATAACCAAAGACTTGCGAGCATGT CACACTCAAATGCTCTGCCAGTGCAGCCAGGACGCCAACCTGAAATTTGATGCCATTCAGGAAACTTATGACAAG ATGGAGGTGGGCGCTGCGTCAGTCAAAGCCATCGGAGAGCTGGACTCTCTACTGGAGTGGCTTGCGAGCTTCCACAGCAAACATCATGATGATAACTCAGAATAG
- the prelp gene encoding prolargin, whose protein sequence is MKAELGYCSLLLLLLLLLLTIDVWGQRTRQQARPRPKPPISKKPHKKEPEPKEPTDFPPVILGPPSSFPDCPRECLCPPSFPNALYCENRNLRKVPVIPPRTHYLYIQNNYIDSVTADSFSNATDLKWINLGNNRIRSMEKQVFEKLPNLLYLYMQRNFLKEIPNNLPAGLEQLRLGRNHISKIAPGAFNKMEHLVLLDLHHNRISDSNLAKNIFKDLKNLVQLNLAHNILRKMPANIPNSISQLFLDKNKIEDIPLNYFKDFTNLAFVRLNHNHLTDKGLPKMIFNISTLLDLHLAHNNLTTVPLFNAHLEHLHLNHNHIETINGTAICPFTLSEYFHDPDNIPRLRYLRLDGNHLTPPIPLDVIMCFRHLHSIVI, encoded by the exons ATGAAGGCTGAGCTAGGATACTGctctctgcttcttcttcttcttcttcttctccttaccATAGATGTTTGGGGACAGCGGACCAGACAGCAGGCCCGACCTCGACCAAAACCTCCTATCAGCAAGAAGCCTCACAAGAAAGAACCAGAACCCAAGGAGCCCACTGACTTTCCTCCTGTTATCCTTGGTCCACCTTCTTCATTCCCAGACTGCCCAAGGGAATGCCTGTGCCCCCCTTCCTTCCCAAATGCCTTGTACTGTGAGAACCGCAACCTCCGCAAGGTCCCAGTTATCCCGCCACGCACCCACTATCTCTATATACAGAACAACTATATTGATTCAGTGACTGCAGACTCCTTTAGCAATGCCACAGATCTCAAGTGGATAAACCTAGGGAATAACCGCATTCGGTCAATGGAGAAGCAAGTGTTTGAGAAACTTCCAAACCTGCTGTATCTATATATGCAGAGGAACTTTTTAAAGGAAATCCCAAACAATCTGCCTGCTGGCTTGGAGCAACTACGGCTCGGCCGTAATCATATCTCAAAGATCGCTCCTGGAGCTTTCAACAAGATGGAACACCTTGTTCTACTGGACTTGCACCATAACAGGATCAGCGACAGCAACCTGGCCAAGAATATCTTTAAAGATCTTAAGAATCTTGTCCAACTTAACCTGGCCCACAACATCCTAAGGAAGATGCCTGCAAATATACCCAACAGCATTTCCCAGTTGTTCCTGGACAAGAACAAAATTGAGGACATTCCCCTGAACTATTTTAAGGACTTCACAAACCTAGCCTTTGTGAGACTTAACCACAACCACTTGACTGACAAGGGCCTCCCAAAGATGATATTCAATATTAGCACACTGCTGGATTTGCACTTGGCGCACAACAATCTGACAACCGTTCCATTGTTCAACGCTCACCTGGAGCATCTACACCTTAACCACAACCATATTGAGA CTATCAATGGAACAGCGATCTGTCCCTTTACACTGAGTGAGTATTTTCATGATCCTGACAACATACCCAGACTGAGGTACCTGCGGCTGGATGGTAACCACTTGACCCCACCCATCCCATTGGACGTCATCATGTGCTTTAGACATCTCCACTCAATAGTGATATAG